A genomic stretch from Antarcticibacterium flavum includes:
- a CDS encoding cytochrome P450, with amino-acid sequence MSEDDNLKVRKVPVVPAWEFYKNSLRILENPLIFHRKKFEKLGDTFRLKIGPGSSVIFSRNAAFAQYALQKNQKNFSKTTIQTRDMAKYLGQGLLTSEGEHWKKQRKLIQPAFHKKKLVLLLESIKSAISTELNKIETGKSIDIFPIFNDLAFQTVVKSLFSSAVGQKEINRLQYITEAAQRMLVKELRQPYLGWWFTFSGKIKEHIDLTNEARDILRMLIDERRTSGERQDDLLDMLLEARYDDGSSMENEQLIDEILILFTAGHETTSNALTFTAQLLSRHPEAQEKILEEVKKAERDTNTIIEFIQACSYTKMVLEEAMRLYPPAYFIDRVNNEDDVFDGMMIPKGSSLLFSMYEIHRHKDFWNEPEEFRPDRFEDPKKYSSCYYPFGAGPRMCIGNNFAMYEMILAVAQLVSRYRIKHKEDPIEITPLITLKPKNAVLEFYPQ; translated from the coding sequence ATGAGTGAAGATGACAATTTGAAGGTAAGAAAAGTGCCTGTTGTTCCCGCCTGGGAATTTTATAAGAATTCCCTTCGCATACTTGAGAATCCATTGATCTTCCACCGCAAGAAATTCGAAAAATTAGGGGATACCTTCAGATTAAAAATTGGACCGGGCAGCTCTGTGATCTTTTCCAGAAATGCAGCTTTTGCCCAATATGCCCTTCAGAAAAACCAGAAGAATTTTTCCAAGACCACTATTCAAACCCGCGATATGGCAAAATATCTTGGGCAGGGCCTGTTAACATCTGAAGGTGAACATTGGAAAAAACAGCGTAAACTTATTCAACCTGCATTTCATAAGAAGAAACTTGTACTATTACTGGAAAGTATTAAAAGTGCTATTTCTACAGAACTTAATAAGATCGAAACCGGAAAATCCATAGATATTTTCCCGATATTCAATGACCTGGCTTTTCAAACTGTTGTAAAATCCCTTTTCAGCAGTGCGGTAGGACAAAAAGAAATAAACCGACTGCAGTATATTACGGAAGCTGCTCAAAGAATGCTGGTTAAGGAGCTAAGACAGCCGTATCTGGGGTGGTGGTTCACTTTTAGCGGAAAGATAAAGGAACACATCGATCTTACAAATGAGGCCAGGGATATCTTACGAATGCTCATTGATGAAAGAAGGACCTCTGGCGAGAGACAGGATGACCTCCTGGATATGCTTCTGGAGGCCAGGTACGATGATGGGAGCAGTATGGAAAATGAACAACTTATTGACGAGATCCTTATCCTCTTTACAGCCGGTCATGAGACCACCTCGAATGCCCTAACCTTCACTGCCCAGCTTCTTTCCAGGCATCCTGAAGCCCAGGAGAAGATCCTGGAAGAAGTGAAAAAAGCTGAGAGAGACACCAATACAATCATTGAGTTTATACAAGCCTGCAGTTACACTAAAATGGTCCTGGAGGAAGCTATGAGGCTATATCCCCCTGCTTATTTTATAGACAGGGTAAATAATGAGGATGATGTCTTTGACGGCATGATGATCCCGAAAGGTTCCAGTTTGCTCTTTTCCATGTACGAGATCCACCGGCATAAGGATTTTTGGAATGAGCCGGAAGAGTTCAGGCCAGATAGATTTGAGGATCCCAAAAAATATTCTTCCTGCTACTATCCTTTTGGTGCCGGCCCCAGGATGTGCATAGGGAATAATTTTGCTATGTACGAAATGATCCTCGCGGTGGCTCAACTGGTTTCCAGATACCGCATAAAACATAAGGAGGATCCCATTGAAATTACTCCATTGATCACTTTAAAACCTAAGAATGCGGTCCTGGAATTTTACCCTCAATAA
- a CDS encoding nickel-binding protein, producing the protein MDTLKKILMLVAVILLSINQAVGQEKKTGSYSDTAGDLYLLEREMTDISEEKLHSIAKGAQELVEEIGPQVEWVHSYVTGNKMICVFKYETREAMAEHASRAGLKISDLQKVETMIGPETAKNR; encoded by the coding sequence ATGGACACACTTAAAAAAATATTGATGCTCGTGGCCGTGATTTTATTATCTATAAATCAGGCAGTGGGCCAGGAAAAAAAGACGGGGAGTTATTCTGACACCGCAGGAGATCTTTATCTCCTTGAGCGGGAAATGACAGATATCAGTGAGGAAAAGCTTCATAGCATTGCCAAAGGAGCACAGGAACTTGTGGAAGAAATTGGGCCACAGGTGGAATGGGTACATAGTTATGTAACCGGGAACAAAATGATATGCGTATTTAAATATGAGACCCGGGAGGCTATGGCCGAACATGCCAGCAGGGCAGGTCTAAAGATATCAGATCTTCAAAAAGTTGAGACCATGATAGGTCCGGAAACAGCGAAAAATCGCTGA
- the queG gene encoding tRNA epoxyqueuosine(34) reductase QueG, which translates to MIKTEAKRLGFMSCGISKAEFLEVEAPRLENYLEKGMHGEMHYMENHFDKRLDPTKLVEGSKSVISLLLNYYPEKTQQEGTYKISKYAYGRDYHFIIKDKLKDLLKFISEEIGEVDGRAFVDSAPVLDKAWAAKSGLGWIGKNSNLLTRQVGSFYFIAELIIDLELEYDTPVTDHCGSCTACIDACPTQAIVEPYKVDGSKCISYFTIELKEELPSSVKGQFDDWMFGCDICQDVCPWNRFSKPHNEPLFNPHPQLLEMDKKDWEEITQETFNEIFRKSAVKRTKYSGLKRNIDFLKK; encoded by the coding sequence ATGATAAAAACTGAGGCAAAGCGGCTTGGTTTTATGTCTTGCGGTATTTCCAAAGCTGAATTTCTTGAAGTGGAGGCTCCCCGTCTTGAAAACTATCTTGAAAAAGGTATGCATGGCGAAATGCATTATATGGAAAACCATTTCGATAAAAGGCTCGACCCTACTAAACTTGTGGAAGGCTCTAAGAGTGTGATCTCCCTGCTATTAAATTATTATCCTGAAAAAACGCAACAGGAGGGAACTTATAAAATAAGTAAATACGCCTACGGGAGAGATTATCATTTTATCATTAAAGACAAGCTGAAGGATCTACTGAAATTTATAAGTGAAGAGATAGGGGAAGTGGACGGCAGGGCCTTTGTAGACTCTGCCCCTGTACTGGATAAGGCCTGGGCGGCGAAAAGTGGCCTGGGTTGGATTGGTAAAAATTCAAATCTCCTCACCCGGCAGGTGGGATCCTTTTATTTTATTGCAGAGCTTATCATAGACCTGGAACTTGAATACGATACCCCGGTGACAGACCACTGCGGCAGCTGCACAGCCTGTATCGACGCCTGCCCCACTCAGGCCATTGTGGAGCCTTACAAGGTAGATGGGAGTAAATGCATCTCCTATTTCACTATTGAACTAAAAGAAGAGTTACCTTCAAGTGTGAAAGGCCAGTTTGACGACTGGATGTTTGGCTGCGATATTTGCCAGGATGTATGTCCCTGGAACCGGTTCTCCAAACCGCATAATGAACCACTTTTCAACCCCCACCCCCAATTGCTTGAAATGGATAAAAAGGATTGGGAGGAGATCACCCAGGAAACATTTAATGAGATCTTCAGGAAATCGGCCGTGAAAAGAACTAAATATTCCGGACTCAAAAGGAATATAGATTTTCTGAAGAAATAG
- the ruvB gene encoding Holliday junction branch migration DNA helicase RuvB: MNDNLDPTGENFSPEELDIERALRPLSFDDFAGQDQVLENLKVFVEAANRRGEALDHTLFHGPPGLGKTTLAHILANELEVGIKITSGPVIDKPGDLAGLLTNLEERDVLFIDEIHRLSPVVEEYLYSAMEDYKIDIMIESGPNARTVQINLNPFTLIGATTRSGLLTAPMRARFGISSRLQYYTTELLSTILERSAEILRVPITQEAAIEIAGRSRGTPRIANALLRRVRDFAQIKGNGSIDMEIAKYGLKALNVDAHGLDEMDNKILTTIIDKFKGGPVGITTLATAVSENAETIEEVYEPFLIQQGFIYRTPRGREVTELAYRHLGRIKGNIQGGLF, from the coding sequence ATGAATGATAACCTGGACCCAACGGGAGAGAATTTTTCACCTGAAGAACTTGATATAGAAAGAGCTTTAAGGCCCCTTTCCTTTGATGATTTTGCAGGACAGGACCAGGTTCTTGAAAACCTGAAGGTTTTTGTTGAAGCGGCCAACCGCAGGGGAGAGGCGCTGGATCACACATTATTCCACGGCCCTCCCGGCCTTGGTAAAACTACCCTGGCACATATCCTGGCTAATGAACTGGAAGTGGGGATCAAGATCACCTCCGGCCCTGTAATCGATAAACCCGGCGACCTCGCCGGGCTCCTTACTAACCTCGAGGAAAGGGATGTCCTTTTTATAGATGAGATCCACCGCTTAAGTCCGGTGGTGGAAGAATACCTATACTCAGCTATGGAGGATTACAAGATCGATATTATGATCGAATCGGGCCCCAATGCGCGAACCGTGCAAATAAATTTAAATCCGTTTACACTTATTGGCGCCACCACCCGTTCAGGATTACTTACCGCTCCTATGCGGGCGAGGTTTGGGATCTCCAGCAGGCTTCAATATTATACTACAGAGCTTTTATCCACCATTCTTGAACGAAGTGCAGAGATCCTTAGGGTGCCAATCACACAGGAAGCTGCCATCGAGATCGCAGGTAGGAGCAGGGGGACTCCACGTATTGCAAATGCCCTATTGAGAAGAGTTCGTGATTTTGCCCAGATAAAAGGTAACGGGAGCATTGATATGGAGATTGCGAAATATGGCCTTAAAGCGCTTAATGTGGATGCACACGGGTTGGATGAGATGGATAATAAGATCCTCACCACGATCATAGATAAATTCAAAGGTGGTCCGGTAGGCATTACTACCCTTGCAACTGCAGTGAGTGAGAATGCGGAGACTATTGAAGAAGTGTATGAGCCTTTCCTTATTCAACAGGGCTTTATTTACCGCACCCCGCGTGGACGGGAGGTGACAGAACTTGCATACAGGCACCTGGGCAGGATCAAAGGGAACATCCAGGGAGGACTGTTCTAA
- a CDS encoding NADP-dependent malic enzyme translates to MSKDSKRREALVYHAKPKPGKIEVVPTKKYATQRDLSLAYSPGVAVPCLEIHRDKENVYKYTAKGNLVAVISNGTAVLGLGDIGPEASKPVMEGKGLLFKIFAGIDVFDIEVDTKNVEEFISTVKNIAPTFGGINLEDIKAPEAFEIERRLKEELDIPVMHDDQHGTAIISAAALLNALEIAKKKIHNVKIVISGAGSAAIACANLYLLLGVKVKNIIMFDVNGVLHEERTDLSDLQQKFVTKKKYKSLADALDGADVFLGLSVGNIVSPAMLKSMAKRPIVFAMANPDPEIDYDLAVSARKDLIMATGRSDHPNQVNNVLGFPFIFRGALDVRATKINEEMKMAAVKALARLAKEPVPEQVNIAYGETKLHFGPDYIIPKPFDPRLISTVPPAVAKAAMESGVARNPILDWDRYEEELLERMGSDNKISRLLMNRAKSNPRSIVFAEADHLDVLKAAQIVQEEGIGIPILLGKREVVLELMNEIDFDPSKVTLIDPQSDEELEHRNTYVDAYWKTRFRSGVTKYDAQKLMQQRDYFGAMMVNMGDADALLSGYSRAYPTVVKPMLELIGMAKGVDRVAATNLMNTSRGPLFISDTSINIDPTAKDLAKIALMTARTVRLFGMEPVIAMISYANFGSSRHPHARKVKEAVGLIHKAAPDLKVDGELQIDFALNKEMLQGKFPLSRLVGKKVNTLIYPNLEAANSTYKLLKELNKTDSIGPIMMGMRKPVHIFQLGASVEEMVNMAAVAVIDAQEKEKRVGL, encoded by the coding sequence ATGAGTAAGGATAGTAAAAGACGGGAGGCGCTGGTCTACCACGCCAAACCAAAGCCGGGTAAGATCGAGGTTGTACCAACAAAAAAATATGCCACACAAAGAGATCTCTCTTTAGCGTATTCCCCCGGGGTTGCAGTACCCTGTCTTGAAATTCACAGGGATAAGGAGAATGTCTATAAATACACTGCAAAAGGTAACCTGGTGGCAGTGATCTCAAACGGGACGGCTGTACTGGGTCTGGGTGATATTGGGCCAGAGGCCTCAAAACCCGTTATGGAAGGTAAGGGTTTACTGTTCAAGATCTTTGCCGGGATCGATGTCTTCGATATCGAGGTTGACACAAAAAATGTGGAGGAATTCATAAGTACGGTAAAAAATATAGCCCCCACTTTTGGGGGTATCAACCTGGAAGATATTAAAGCCCCTGAAGCCTTTGAGATAGAGAGAAGACTTAAGGAAGAGCTGGATATCCCTGTGATGCATGATGACCAGCATGGTACCGCGATCATCTCGGCCGCGGCTTTGTTAAATGCCCTTGAAATTGCCAAAAAGAAGATCCATAATGTAAAGATCGTCATATCTGGAGCAGGATCTGCAGCTATAGCCTGTGCAAACCTGTATCTTCTGCTGGGAGTGAAGGTGAAGAATATTATTATGTTTGATGTAAACGGGGTTTTGCACGAGGAGCGAACAGACCTTTCAGACCTTCAGCAAAAATTTGTAACCAAAAAGAAGTATAAATCCCTGGCAGATGCTTTGGATGGTGCCGATGTTTTCCTGGGACTTTCAGTAGGGAATATCGTAAGCCCGGCTATGCTTAAATCAATGGCTAAAAGACCTATCGTTTTTGCGATGGCCAATCCCGATCCTGAAATTGATTATGACCTGGCAGTTTCTGCAAGAAAGGATCTTATTATGGCAACGGGCAGAAGTGATCATCCTAACCAGGTAAACAATGTGCTGGGATTTCCATTTATCTTTCGCGGGGCGCTTGATGTGAGGGCTACCAAGATAAATGAGGAAATGAAAATGGCTGCGGTAAAAGCGCTTGCAAGGCTGGCGAAAGAGCCGGTACCCGAGCAGGTGAATATTGCCTATGGGGAAACAAAATTGCATTTTGGTCCAGATTATATTATTCCTAAACCTTTTGATCCAAGGCTCATTAGTACAGTTCCCCCTGCAGTAGCAAAGGCAGCTATGGAAAGTGGTGTTGCAAGGAATCCAATATTGGACTGGGATCGTTACGAGGAGGAACTACTGGAGAGGATGGGAAGTGATAATAAGATCTCTAGATTGTTAATGAATCGAGCCAAAAGCAATCCAAGGAGTATTGTCTTTGCTGAAGCCGATCATCTGGATGTTTTAAAAGCAGCGCAGATCGTGCAGGAAGAGGGAATAGGAATCCCTATCCTTCTTGGAAAAAGGGAAGTGGTGCTGGAACTAATGAATGAAATAGACTTTGACCCTTCCAAAGTCACACTTATAGACCCTCAAAGCGATGAGGAGCTGGAACACCGCAATACGTATGTAGATGCCTACTGGAAAACAAGATTTAGAAGTGGCGTGACCAAGTATGATGCTCAAAAGCTTATGCAGCAGCGGGATTACTTTGGAGCAATGATGGTGAATATGGGAGATGCAGATGCCTTGCTCTCCGGCTATTCCCGGGCATACCCTACCGTGGTAAAACCAATGCTGGAACTTATTGGAATGGCCAAAGGAGTAGACCGTGTGGCTGCCACTAACCTTATGAATACTTCCAGAGGGCCACTTTTTATAAGTGATACCTCCATTAATATTGATCCAACAGCCAAGGACCTGGCGAAGATTGCACTTATGACAGCAAGAACCGTTAGGCTTTTTGGAATGGAACCTGTGATCGCGATGATCTCCTATGCCAATTTTGGATCCTCGCGTCACCCACACGCAAGAAAGGTAAAAGAAGCTGTGGGGCTTATTCATAAAGCGGCACCAGACCTTAAGGTGGATGGGGAACTCCAAATAGATTTTGCACTTAACAAGGAAATGCTGCAGGGGAAATTTCCTTTATCAAGGCTGGTAGGCAAGAAAGTGAATACCTTGATCTATCCTAATCTTGAGGCGGCAAACAGCACTTATAAATTACTTAAAGAACTTAATAAAACAGATTCCATTGGGCCAATTATGATGGGTATGAGAAAACCGGTACACATATTCCAGCTCGGGGCAAGTGTTGAAGAAATGGTGAATATGGCTGCAGTTGCGGTTATTGATGCCCAGGAAAAGGAAAAAAGAGTGGGACTTTAG
- the ruvA gene encoding Holliday junction branch migration protein RuvA — MIHHLKGQLVEKNPTHVVIDCNGVGYFVHISLHTFALVGNDSEAIKLYTHLQIKEDSHTLYGFVEKSERELFRLLISVSGVGASTARTMLSSLEPKQIMEAIASGDAATVQSIKGIGAKTAQRVILDLKDKVLKVFGEGEVFVSQSNTNKEEALSALETLGFARKPAEKVVDRIMKQATDPTVETIIKLALKNL; from the coding sequence ATGATCCATCATTTAAAAGGACAACTCGTTGAGAAGAATCCTACTCATGTTGTAATTGATTGCAACGGGGTAGGATATTTTGTTCATATCTCCCTGCATACATTCGCCCTTGTTGGCAATGACTCTGAAGCCATAAAATTATACACACACCTGCAGATTAAGGAAGATTCGCATACTCTTTATGGTTTTGTAGAGAAATCTGAAAGAGAGCTTTTTAGGTTATTGATCTCGGTCTCGGGGGTTGGGGCGAGTACTGCGCGTACCATGCTTTCCTCCCTGGAGCCAAAACAGATCATGGAGGCTATAGCTTCTGGCGATGCGGCAACAGTGCAAAGCATAAAAGGAATAGGAGCAAAAACTGCACAACGGGTGATCCTGGACCTAAAAGACAAAGTATTAAAAGTTTTTGGTGAGGGAGAAGTTTTTGTCTCTCAAAGCAATACTAATAAGGAAGAAGCGTTATCAGCTTTAGAAACCTTAGGTTTTGCGCGCAAACCGGCAGAGAAAGTTGTAGACAGGATAATGAAGCAGGCCACAGACCCTACAGTGGAGACTATTATCAAGCTGGCTTTGAAGAATTTATAA